The genomic DNA GGACAAAAAAACCTCCTGAGGTGCCTTCAAACCTCAACCATTCTTTGTTTCTGTATCTCCTTCAAAGTGCTGGAAATAACGTGTGTTATGAATAAGCCCACGTTGAATACATGTGTAACCTCCTTTCTATTACCTGGAAAAGGCATCACAGAAACAGGAAACCACCACagcaagtgtgtgtgtgtgtgtagacACACATATGGatacatatatagatatataaatataaaacctTATGTAAGATAAAATACTGGAGGAGCGTGTAAGACAGTAAATACAAATGAGGAACATTTAAAACCTGACTTGCTTGTGACTATTTCACTTCACACAGCATGTAAATTTACACATTTCCTACTTCCTAACATTATCCAGAGCcatggttttcattttcctcagaTATGGACAGATTTTGATAATTTATAAAATTGGCCAGCAAGCCAATGCCAATTTTAGTATATACATGATTTAGACCTGCTTTTAGTTCAATTGACATTTTGCCTATTTAAAACACCAAAAGCTGGCCACTGAGGAAAAAGCACTCACTTTTAACAGGATCATGGAAATATTAGCAACAGCAGTCCATAAATCACTAAACATGATTTTTAGATTCTCAGAGAATGAACAGCTAGTGTGTCATATAGAATGGAGATTTGATGGGGAAGGAATGTGTTTTTCTGGGAACAATTATTTTGCTTCACAAAAATGAGTCCTCTTATAAAGGGCATTCCAATTCCAACATAAGCATGGTTTTTAGTGTTCCAGTTAATAATACAGTAAGGCAAATATAAGAAAATTCATTCTCAGGCATGTAAGTGAGTAACAGCACCTTTaccaaatgaaaacagaaaaagactGACCCCACAAAATTTCACCTTAGTGCTGCTAAAGGTACTGATACCTTCATGCTACAAATCTCAAGGGGAAATAAGGGAGACATGCAGTTCTAATGTCACACTCCCAGACCATGTCCTTGTCCTCCACTCAAAGactgagaaaagaaagagggaaaagagtCATGACAGAGCTGAGTGGGGACTGAAACTGCCTACTCTAACAACACCAAGAGTGATTTAACACAGCAGAAATACTCTGCTGTATAAAGGAAAACTAATGCAGCACGACATAGGTCAGTATTTTGTTTCTGACAAGCTTTTATCCAAATCAGGCCATAGTAACTTGCAGTCACTATCACTTAATAGTGAATAGTGACTGAAAAATGGTTCAGGAGCCCTCTGCAAACTAGAACTAAGTCAAGTTTTCCAAAACTCTTCTGAAGCCACCATGTCAAGAAATGGATTGTGAAGATGAAAGGTGTGCACACAAACACAAGTCACTGCCTTGTCACAACAGCTCAGACACCAACTGCTCTGTATCTAGCAAAGGAGGTACAGCTGGTTTATTTGAGCCTTTAGATATTAAAAGTTGGCTAAATCATCCTCACTCACAATTCATCATCTTAAGAGATGGGGCCTTTTTTCAGGTAACTTAATTCTTTGCCAAAATCTTCTGAGGGTGTCAAAATCCCACACAGCCAGTAGTTTCCCATTCGTGATTTCTCCACGTTACTCTCAAGTCACTCATTTTCCTGTTCCAGTTTATACTGACTACACATCCCTGAATAGCCCTCTCAAGCAAGGGTGGCTGATGAATATTGCCCAAACACTACAATCTTTTACACATCTATGTAATTTCTGATACTATGACTACTGCAACCCCACCTTGAAGTACATGAAACTGAAGAATTGAATTTTTTACTGCATGTTTTGATGTGTTATACAAACTTTTGTTTACAACACTTGCCCAACTTTGGCTTTACAGCATCCTGTTTAATGTTGGAGTAACATGTCCACTAAAGCTCCTTTGCTACAGGTTTTTGTTTCAGTCTAGGTTCAGTTTTGCTACTAtcagcattttgaaaaatattttttatgaagcTGCAGCTGAAACAGGAGATGGGAATGATCACGTGGATGTCCTCTGCCATCTGCAGAGAATTTAGTTGGattcttttcccctctttatGAATAACAGTTCAATTTGTTTGGTAAATATAATGCAAAATTTCCAAGGGTAACGTGTAAAAACCTGCAGGTCAGCACAGATTTTTACAGCTTCTAAATTTGTGTGCAGCCTGGTCGGCCAAAACATGCCCAAGGACAGAGCAAGGTTAAGGCTGCCATGGAAAGGGAATCTTAAACATCATCAGAGTAATGCAAACCTCGTGTGTGGCAGTAACTGGAGATGGAGCtttgggcaggcagagctcagcagtggGGCCAGCACAGGCAACAAGCACACAGGGTATGTCATCCTGCAGCATTTCAGGAGATTATTGAGGTAATAACAACAGGAGACAAATACCCCTCATTTCTTATAACCATCCAGGGCAACACATCTTTGTTACCATTTCCCACTAATACTGTTTTATGGGTTTTTAACACAGTTTACAATGAAAATGTTATAGAAAGAAATGTGACTatcaaaaaaaatattagaaaaggTTCTCCATCACAAGTTTCATTCAGGGAAAGAGACCCCACTGTTTAAGTTTTACAGGTACTGAAAATCTCATACAAAGTGAAAATATATGGAAAACAAAGTGAAAGAAACACAAAGTAATTTGACAGCTGGACTGTGGTTCTGCTCTCTCTTTGCCAGGTTTGACCATTAAAGCTCaatctctttctcttccctgctgtCTCCAAATGAATTTTCAACTCCATTCTGTTCTGTGGCACAGTTTCAACACGGGATAAGGAATGCTGCCCAACCAAACCAGCTTAAAGCCTGGTGATGGCAACACTTCCCTGGGCATGGGAGATGAGGCTTTGGATTTCCTCAGGTTGTACATGCTACTGACTCTCAATTTTCTCAGTGTTAGATGACTGTTCTCATATCATAGTTTTAAATGAGTGTGGGCTCTCATCACGGTCAAACctcaacaaaaaaaaccccaaaaccaataGAGACTCTGtttgtgaaaataaaaggatgtCAGTGCACATCTCCATGGTAGAAGCTGCAGAAACTCAGTGTACATGAGCTTGGCAGGACCATTAAATCCTTTTGTGGAAATTTGAAATCTACATCCAAACTGATTAGGCCAAGTTCATACAAAGTTCCAGGTAAGCAAGGATGGAAAAGGAGAGTGCTGACTCCCAGCTGCCACAAGGGAATTTCCTCAGTAGCCAGAGTGACCTGACCCTTCAGGTAAGAATCTACCCATAGTCTACCTTCCACTGATGTCAGATTACAACCAAGGAGTGGCTTACCTTGAGCAATAATGCCATGTTTTCACTCAAATCACATTTCAAGGAAAGAAGACTAATGAACAATTAACATCCAAGTGCTAGTCACATTACCAAGCCATCTGCTTCCCATTTTTACACTCCTAGCAACATCACATCATGAGGTTTGGATGAGACCATCCACTGTGCACGAGGCACACGTAACTGCtttgaatttgaattttgaAATTGGACTTTCAAATGTTGTTATACCCTTCTCTAGTTTTTCTCCTAAAAATTTTGCTGGTATTGACCAACAGCAAGCAGTGAATCAGATGTCCTTCTGGGCTCATGAATGACTTAGAAAACCAAGTGCATTTGTTCAAATTGTACcagcaaatcctttcttcaCATGTGATACAGAATTTTACAAGCTTTGGTTTGTACCTGGTACTTCCCACACTTACCTCAATGCTGTTCTTGTGCAAAGACAGCTTCTTCAGTGGCTGTTAAGCCATCAGTGCTAGCAATCAGATATTCTCTGATTTCCAGATAAAGATATTTCTAACAGTTCATGTTACTTCTGGACTGCTCATGTTTGTTTGTGAACCAGCAGAGCAGATGAGCTCTGACTGAGGCACACACAAAGTTTAGGAGTCAGGCGTTGTCTCCATGCTCTGGGATGAGCCTTCCCAAGGAAGCAGCGtgcactgagagctgcaggTATGGGGTGGAGAGGAACTGCTCAGGGTACAGTCCCAGCCCATGTGGCCTGTGTGCTTCATAAAAAATTTTACATCATTTCATTATTATGACTCACTAGTgacaatttcttctttctttttttttattttaatggtaTACGTAAATTTCTCAAAACATATGGAAAAGGatgtttttcttgaaataaattAACTTCATTGAAGAATTCCTCCTACCACATAGGAATAAATATCTTTAGAAAGTCattctttgccattttctgtCCAATACTTTGGAGAAAGATTTTGAGTATTTTTATGCCTGTTCTTAGTAACGATCATCATTCTGCCAACAGGACACCTAACCTGCCTGGAGATCTAACTgtagaaaaaaatgcataaagaCTCTTCATTTTCAAgtggaaataaaggaaatatgaatatttttgcCTCTAATATTTCTAAAGCCAATGACATGCTTTTCACTATGTATTTCCCTCTTCAGTCATCAAAAGTCTCAGGCATTATGTAAGCTGCACTTGTATTCCTTGTTGCACAACCAACTGAACAAGCCCATCATGGTTATAGATCAGGACTGACACGATTAGAAAGCAATCACAAAGCAACAATGCCCATCTGACATGTTGCAACCACACAACAGAATCTATCAAAATTCCCTGTGGTACTACCAAGGCATATTTATTATCCTACCAATCTTCAGGATCCTGTTCTCCTCAGTTTCTGATGACCAACCAAAAGTCTCTGTTGATAAACCTATGAATGATAAATCAATGTTCCAGGGTACTTAAGAAGGCTCATTTTGAATTTAAAGCTAAATTTCCAGTAATACTGGCTAAGTAAATCTAAGCTACCTGAGAACTCCCTAGTTTTCCACTGATTTATTAATATGAAAACTTTAGATGTGACAGGAGCTACACTGAACTGGACTAACATTCACCTTTCAAACTGCCAACCTTCAGGTTGGGGATTAAGTAATGATGAGGATTAAGCTGTAAAGAGCAGGATTCAGTGGATTTCACATACCTGTCATCAGTGTAACAGGACATCATCCAGCACTAAGAAGTTCTCAAGGCAcaaaaaagtttaataaagtCCTGTTCTTCCCAATTCTGAAACAGGATTCCTATCCTCACATGAGAGGTTTAAAGATAATAATTTCACTGTTAATTTGTCTCTAATGCAACAGCAACCAAAGGTGAACTCGAAAACTGGGCATTAAGCATCCCCTTGATTCTGGAACAATGATGATAAAGCTAGAAAAAGGTGTAAAACTAGTCAAGTACCTAACACTAAAACCAACCCATTGCACCTCCAGCAAAAACTGCAGGGGTGCAGATATCGCGTGTGCCTGCTGCCATCTCCTGGTCGTTCAGAGGTAAAACCGTCACTAATATTAACtctttttcctttagaaaaatgTCAGGTCTTCGAAGGAACGCCTTCCCCAAAACCGGAAAAAGACACCACTTTATGTTCTACAAAAAGAGATTTCCAAAGTCTCAAAATCAGCAAGAATTTATTTCACTGTACAAGGCAGCCACAACCTGGACACAGCTACTTTCAGGCTAAATAGAGTTCTAACATTGGATTAAGTAAAGAAACATCAAAGCTCTCTCATAAAAGAAAGAAGTGCTTACCTGACTTATTCTAATTTCAAAATACATTCAGCAAATTAACTGGAAAAATTGCCACGTGGCATTCAAAACCAAAGGAAGTCCCTTTGGAAAATCTACTCATCACATTAAAAGTTACAGTGCAGATTATGGGCTCATACTGACTCATTTTAATATCCATTTCTTCTCATGAATACTTAAAGTTCAAGACAATCTTTCACCCCTTTGGTGAAGGGCACAGCATTGATATTTGTAATAATATTccatgttttatgttttaaaaataggatTGGCCAACttgaaaagattttattttcacagctgACAAGAGGCACCTGTACTTACCCTGCAAACTTTGCTGCTACTTTCATTTGTTGAAACTTTCATTTCATAAGCTGTTTTGCTATTCTGGAGAGAAGAGACCTGTGCACATCCTCCTGAAGGTTacaagataaataaataatgggAATGAACTCCACAATGGATTATGCCTCCTAGTGTGCTGGATGACTATGGGAATGTGACCTGacttgccttaaaaaaaaaaaaaaatgaaggccTACCAATGATTTGGATTCCCCATGGTTCAGTGACAATTGCCATGGGGAAACAATCACTGAATGTTGCAGAAAAGCCAAGCTAAACACAGAACATTTCCTTTCACAGAAGGAGAATCAAAAAAACCATGTCACAACATCAAGCTGTAATTGAGAAACTGAACAGTGACTGAAGAGTTGTAAGAGACTCAAATTAAATCCAACCGGGATTTCACATTCCTTATGAAAATGAAGGTTTTATCATGAGATAATTAAAGCAAGGATAGCCAACTCCTGGTGTGCCAGCAGTAAAACCTAGCCTGTCCTTCTGGTTGGTGAGAGTCCCTTGGAGCAGGTCAGGAAGCAGCCAGTCCCACACGAGCCCCTCACcctcagcagcatccctgcagggctgcaggtccctcctcctgctgggcACCCCCTGAGCACCAACTGCAGGCACTGCCATGGAGCATGGCCAGGAACACAAAGAAGGACTTGTGTGCATGTCCCATCACACCTGGCTGGGCCAtgtcacacagcagctgcagctcactgACACCACAGAACAAACAACAATTTCCCAAAGCTTGGCCAAACTGCACAAAATGCAAAGGTGTTGGAGAAGGGAGCACACCAGGGCAGAACCTGGTGCCAATCATGGCGCAGCaccagagagagaaaagtgaCCCAAAACTCTGAAATGCCAGGTGCAGGAAGCTCAGAGTTCTACGAGAGGTCACAACCACTCTCAGTGCCTGCCAGGTGAATCTTGGCAGCAGCAATGAAGAAGCAATTAAGTCTGCTGCTGATAAGCATATGcacctgtgtgtgtgcaagccatccaaactgaaacacagggaCGTCAACTTGCTAAACAAGAAACACCTGGATTCCTTTCTTCTGTCTGGTAAAACAGCTACAGGAGAAATATCTTAAATATTAACCAAAAGCTCTACTATTCTTGCCTGGTCTCATGCTTTCAAGTTATTCTATTTATCACAAGAATGAGCAGCTCTCCAAAAGCAAAATGGACAAGAAGCTAagtgtaggaaaaaaacccagagggCTGTAACCATTTTGGGATAGATAAATAAAAGCACTGTAGTACATAAGATTTTAAGCAAAATAGCTGATATTCACAGCAATCCAAGTTCTAAAAGTTAAGCTTTTAGTATATTTCCAAGGTTGTAAAAATGCTTCCATTATTACAACCTTGGAAATATACCACTCTtactcagaaaatattttattcagaaGAATTATGTATAACACAATCACTAGTGAACAAGatccaaaataaatttcccatggttaaattaaattattcagaCCCTTGCAGAACTTCAGGACTATACCATTTGTTTTAATCACAGCAGCCTGACCCCTGAGGAAAACCATGCTTCCTCTTGGATCCAAACTGGAACCAAGAGAAAGCCTAAGCTCttgtgaaaatgtgttttattacAATAAAATAAGCAATCACGCCATCAGTTCACTCTCTTAGCATTTGGCCCACTGTACTGTGTAATGACCATGTGGTTTTTATCCTCAGTATAAATACTTCTGGTTTGAATGCAACTTCATTTTAAGACtgttcattttgtttctttcaaggGCAATATGGGTATCTAACACAAGTATGCCTCAGATGATGCTTTGGAAAAATCACATTTAGggaataatttcatttgcaGCTATGCTGTGCCCAGCAAAgccattaattttcattttcttgcctATAATTGATTTTATAACCTAACTAGCTGGCCACCTTGTTACTATCCCAACAAATCCTAACTTCTCCACTTCCTATTATTAACATAGTTCAACATTTCCTTGGCTTGCTCAGCCTCTCTTACCTGCTAacctctgccacagctccctccagGTGATGGCCACTGCCGGCTGCCACATCTTCCTTGGTCACCCTGTAGTAACAGGACTGAAGTTGTTCGACCAAGTAGCAAATTCCCTCCACCAAGGCAGACCAATAACCCAAATGCTTCTTaacccttttttaaaaattatttctggaaTTATTACggattgaaagaaaaattgtttatCCTACTTTCCCACGTTCACCCCGCCTGCTTCTTCAGAGTGCTtgcagaaaagtattttttatttaaaacagcaACTGCTTGACTTACACCATGAAAGCCaccaataaataataaattaaggATTTGTTCAATTCATAACTGGAAAGTACCATTTTTAGGCTCGTAAAGTCGAATAATCTTGGAAACGCTGAAACGCAGCTTCGCACAGCATTCCCgtggcagagcagctcactCGCTCCGTCCCCGCTCCACgctcccctcagccccgccCACACACGCAACGGCACGGGCAGCGGTCGGGCAGTTTAACATGGCGGAAAAACCCCTTCTTTCCCGCCAGGCAGCCACGGAAGCCCGCAGGCTGCCGCCCGTTTTTCACGGGCAAGGGGCCCAGGGAACGGCAATTCCCGGAGGGAAGGCCGCTGGTGTCGCCTGAGGCGGTGCGCGCCCCCCTCAGCGGCGCTGCGCGCGCGGGaaggggcggggccgggcgggggcggggccggatTCGAACCGGGCGGCGGGGAAGCGGCGGCCATGGCGGCGCAGCAGCAGCTCGGCCGGGAGCACCAGGGCATCACCCTGCGCGGCAGCGCCGAGCTCGTCGCCGAGTTCTTCTGTGAGGGGGCCGCGGGGACAGCTCTGcgagagagggagggagagaaggagggtGGGAGGGGAGGTGAGGGGGTGGGAGGCCGTGTCTTGCGGAGCGACATGGCCGCCGGCTGGGGCCCGGGGTGGGTGCGGTACACATCCCTTTCCCTCTCCGTCTAAATCGTGCAGCCTATGGAATCAACAGCATCCTGTACCAGCGAGGCATCTACCCCCCCGAGACCTTCACCCGCGTGCAGAAGTACGGGCTCACCCTGCTGGTCACCACGGACCCCGAGCTGGCCAACTACCTCAACAACGTGACCGAGCAGATGAAAGGTGCGGGCCGGCGGCCGGGCCCTCCCTGCGGTGTCCCCGCCGCCGCTTCTCGCCCCTAAGCGCTGCCCTGGCTTCTTGCAGAGTGGCTGTACAAGTGCATCGTGCAGCGCCTGGTGGTGGTCATCTCCAGCATCGACAACAGCGAGGTCCTGGAGCGGTGGCAGTTTGACATCGAGTGTGACAAAACTGCAAAGGATGACAAGTGAGTACCGGGGCAGGCACAGGATCAATGCCATGGACTTGTGCCTTCAAACCTTTCTCAGTGCTCTACCCTCTGCAAACCAGTCATTATATAACTGAACACACAAACAACAATAAAGGCAGAGCAGCTATCGCTTAACTTTTTCTAAAGTGTCACTACTACTCTAAAAATACTGTAGCAAACTACCAGAGCTTAACAAAGAGAACTGTATTTAGAGGAAACTGTCAGCACAGTAGAAGTTTCAAACTTCTCTTACCagagttttcttatttttccagTGGACCACGGGAGAAATCTCAGAAGGCAATTCAGGATGAAATTCGCTCTGTCATCAGACAAATAACTGCCACAGTAACCTTCCTGCCACTCTTGGAATCTGCCTGTGAGTATCCCAAACTGcactaaagaaataaaatgcttttgaaaaaccTCAGTAACTTTCCaactttagaaaatattttctgattttctgaggCTCTTTGACTATTACACATCGTGTACCATCAGGTTTGTGAGACAGTACGTTGTTAGACTGAGATCAGGACAGAACTCTGGGTGGCTTAATGAACTTGAGGAAATTAAATATGTACGCCCTGAGGAATACAAGTTTTCATGAATAATTTGTTCCTGTGAAGTGTTATACAGAGCTCATTTCCACAGCATTTtaacacactttaaaaaaatttacaacACAATTTAGTTTTTGAGAAAACTATAACAGCCTCATATGAATATCTTATTTTaacgattttttttttttttcacataacTAGTATCAGGGTAACTTCTGAAAAGCTTGGTCCTTGTCTCAAGTTCTAGAAGATGTACTTCAAACCTGCCATCTCCTTATGGTGAATTTGTTCTCCCTTGCCCCCAGGTGCCTTTGACTTGCTGATCTACACGGATAAAGATCTGGCAGTGCCCGCAAAGTGGGAAGAGTCAGGCCCACAGTTCATAGCCAATTCAGAGGAGGTTCGGCTGCGCTCCTTCACCACCACAATCCACAAAGTCAACACCACGGTGGCTTACAAGAAGGATTCTGTTCCCTAAGATGCAGGGGCAAGTTTTGTCCTGTCACCTTGTATAGTTCCTGTTCATCATGCAGCTAAGCTATGAGCACACCATTACTGTCCTCCTGATAAAGCATGACACAAAGACAACATGCCTGTCTGTGAAAATGTGACACTAGACTAAGTTGGCATCATTTCTAAAGAAATTTTAAGGTCATAGTCAATTTGTACTTAACTGTATGAGATAATCCAATAGTGTGTTAAAACCACTGCCTCTACTAGAAAAACTGCCTAAATTTGGGATTAGCTGCTAGAATTGTGTTCAGATCCTGtaactttgtattttaaaaatatttttaaactacaCTCTGTTAGCAGTTTTAAATTCTCTGCAGCAA from Ammospiza nelsoni isolate bAmmNel1 chromosome 4, bAmmNel1.pri, whole genome shotgun sequence includes the following:
- the MAD2L1 gene encoding mitotic spindle assembly checkpoint protein MAD2A — translated: MAAQQQLGREHQGITLRGSAELVAEFFSYGINSILYQRGIYPPETFTRVQKYGLTLLVTTDPELANYLNNVTEQMKEWLYKCIVQRLVVVISSIDNSEVLERWQFDIECDKTAKDDNGPREKSQKAIQDEIRSVIRQITATVTFLPLLESACAFDLLIYTDKDLAVPAKWEESGPQFIANSEEVRLRSFTTTIHKVNTTVAYKKDSVP